One Drechmeria coniospora strain ARSEF 6962 chromosome 01, whole genome shotgun sequence genomic region harbors:
- a CDS encoding Rho GTPase, producing MDPFSITTGVVGLLTVCFKVGVELKKLRQGAKEVGTTVTAMLADVNSLRVVLISIEESFEELDATGPPTTGHIGLHLAHIRRSLSDGGNSLSKVERLLVEVNREVAVLDAARRHLRLKNASDQLMTYRQEVQAYKDALQLSLQTVTVRQSFGQVSIKEDTTQLLANAELMHGDISRLATNLDVKLCGLEALFRAGRREADLDTVVNLRDCVRSAASVVSSSVMANEPNEPGAATLPDMPDFASELGEFLRFDTDFTLNWVHSSGETSESLLSSTLTNATRTPSAPPALAIFPPPDASSSIRGTAKAPAGGNRSIPLPLPSPPPRRSLDGPTQNLNDPPAQVPRIVTPTPSPADEEVDLPQTTMEMTAPQPEIARDTLVPRQSNHKRKSFSLSALFSPRPKEPREVTDRRCVRTNQSVRRKMVFVGDGACGKTCFLVRASKGVMPHIYVPTVFENYLADFVMDTTSIEVALWDTAGQEEYDRLRPLSYPDTDIFCICFTIDDPTSLENVTEKWITEIELFNSKRCPIFLLGLKKDLRDDPRTIGEMMQYGGSPISTSKAETIRQRIGAEAYFECSAKTGEGVVEAFEGMFRSYFRVTQEVQWQPVQEKSSFWSLFW from the exons ATGGATCCCTTTTCCATCACCACCggtgtcgtcggcctgctcaCCGTCTGCTtcaaggtcggcgtcgagcttaAGAAGTTGCGGCAGGGGGCCAAGGAGGTGGgcacgacggtgacggccaTGTTGGCCGACGTCAACTCGCTCCGCGTCGTCCTCATCTCCATCGAGGAGTCgttcgaggagctcgacgcaACGggtccgccgacgacgggccacATCGGCCTCCACCTCGCCCACATACGCCGCTCGCTGTCGGACGGCGGAAACAGCCTGAGCAAGGTCGAGCGCCTCCTGGTCGAGGTCAACAGGGAAGTGGCCGTTCTGGATGCAGCACGTCGCCACCTGCGCTTGAAGAACGCCTCCGACCAGCTCATGACATATCGCCAGGAAGTTCAGGCCTACAAGGATGCCCTCCAGCTGTCGCTTCAGACCGTCACCGT GCGACAAAGCTTCGGCCAGGTCTCCATCAAGGAGGATACGACCCAACTTCTCGCCAACGCTGAACTCATGCATGGCGACATCAGTCGACTGGCGACCAACCTTGACGTCAAGCTCTGCGGCCTCGAGGCTCTCTTCCGAGCCGGCCGGAGGGAGGCCGACCTCGACACCGTCGTCAACCTGCGCGACTGCGTCCGCTCCGCCGCCAGTGTCGTCTCCagctccgtcatggccaacgAGCCCAACGAGCCAGGCGCCGCAACTCTGCCCGACATGCCCGATTTCGCCTCCGAGCTGGGCGAGTTTCTGAGATTCGACACCGACTTTACCCTCAATTGGGTCCACAGCAGCGGCGAGACGTCAGAGTCTCTCCTTTCATCCACCCTCACCAACGCCACCCGCACTCCCTCGGCCCCTCCAGCCTTGGCCATCTTTCCACCTCCAgacgcgtcgtcgtcgatccgAGGCACGGCAAAGGCTCCCGCAGGGGGGAACCGCTCCATACCGCTTCCActtccctcgccgccgccgaggcgcagCCTGGATGGACCAACGCAGAACCTGAACGATCCGCCAGCACAGGTGCCACGCATCGTCACGCCCACTCCTTCCCCTGCTGACGAGGAGGTGGACTTGCCGCAAACGACGATGGAAATGACGGCACCACAGCCTGAAATCGCCAGAGACACCCTCGTCCCGCGCCAGTCAAACCATAAACGCAAATCCTTCTCCTTGTCCGCCCTCTTCTCACCCCGCCCCAAGGAGCCCAGAGAAGTGACCGACAGGAGATGTGTCAGGACAAACCAGTCTGTTCGCCGCAAGATGGTctttgtcggcgacggcgcatGCGGCAAGACGTGCTTCCTTGT TCGCGCATCCAAAGGAGTCATGCCGCAT ATATACGTCCCCACCGTCTTTGAGAATTATCTCGCCGATTTTGTCATGGACACGACGTCCATCGAGGTCGCCTTGTGGGATACGGCCGGCCAGGAGGAGTACGATCGTCTGCGGCCACTTTCGTACCCCGACACGGATATTTTCTGCATCTGCTTTACCATCGACGATCCCACGAGCCTGGAGAATGTCACAGAAAAG TGGATAACGGAGATTGAATTGTTCAACTCCAAAAGGTGCCCCATATTTTTGCTAGGCCTGAAGAAAGACCTACGGGATGACCCCAGGACGATTGGCGAAATGATGCAATACGGAGGGAGCCCCATCTCGACGAGCAAG GCCGAGACTATTCGACAAAGAATTGGCGCAGAGGCCTATTTCGAGTGCTCGGCCAAGACGGGCGAGGGTGTGGTAGAGGCCTTTGAAGGCATGTTCAGGTCCTACTTTCGAGTTACGCAGGAAGTTCAGTGGCAGCCGGTGCAAGAGAAGAGCTCATTCTGGTCTCTTTTCTGGTAG
- a CDS encoding microtubule associated protein — MNNTSFLSQQVNNSIHQLHALFDEIGVASHERESREAELFNALSEALENQVRIVTAEKKEMVDEARRTMTCIRQMEASLDSSRPRRSHDQDDEFQITYPLNRCLQALKEKSSQPQRAPPSVCRCRPSLTERVRAELVEALESYSSHLEPGFVRMALPPTGPNQSIPPTFDLSPAYVDGLDGEFTRVYDEYTRRIATVQSLSDDIIQLWAELGIPQAQQDGAIVQFSRDAPEQLGLHDEDLARLQTKRDRLADEKKNRERRLRDLRAAVENLWDKLGVEAAETKTFLNQNRGCGVRQINEFEDELARLHELKRQNLHLFVEDARVKLQDLWDALYLSEDEMLDFTPAFSDVYSDALLEAHEREVSRLEALKEQRAPTLALIERHRTLISDRDELAASSQDASRLMMRGQKGEKRDPGKLLREEKMRKRIAKELPKVTAEARRMLEQWEDEYGKPFLVFGERYLDELEAEAPKPAAAAAAAAAGTRSKTPAGPPPSHANANPSRAGGHSRANSTKSASAKAPTTGHGTLTKNSLVALGKGSPSKIPARMPLSNMKNGNNSPERPRVESRAASRAASRAESRAESRTAMHRTGAPLRAPPPKMRDLEAVPELAPTPAKKQKQCMADDDVYDDGATRTTRSNSNQSYRTQASGYGEQRPCDGRYDVVEVGGSRGFQGYAPAPGSRQISNTSTVVSGGTTVVSAGSENWETYEDASEPEPDASEEYYARVRAARGKRFEPEQCPRPGSQAKRARGVPPPPGYAGPVMIEPDGQRIISGSEWTDEEVF; from the exons ATGAACAACACCAGCTTCCTGTCACAACAGGTCAACAACAGCATTCACCAGCTGCATGCCTTGTTCGACGAGATCGGCGTGGCGAGCCATGAGCGCGAATCGCGCGAGGCAGAG CTCTTCAATGCCCTGTCGGAAGCGCTCGAGAATCAGGTCCGCATCGtgacggcggagaagaaggagatggtcgacgaggcgcggAGGACGATGACCTGCATCCGCCAGATGGAGGCCTCGCTCGACAGCTCGAGGCCCCGACGATCGCACGACCAAGACGACGAGTTCCAAATCACATATCCGCTGAACCGCTGCCTGCAGGCACTGAAGGAGAAGAGCAGCCAG CCGCagagggcgccgccgagcgtgtgccgctgccgtccgtCGCTAACGGAGAGGGTGCGCGcagagctcgtcgaggcgctcgagtCGTACTCGTCCCACCTCGAACCCGGCTTCGTCCGGATGGCGCTGCCCCCCACGGGCCCGAACCAATCGATCCCGCCGACCTTTGACCTGTCCCCGGCctacgtcgacggcctcgacggcgagttCACGCGCGTCTACGACGAGTACACGCGTCGCATCGCCACCGTCCAGTCGCTGTCGGACGACATCATCCAGCTCTgggccgagctcggcatcccgcaggcgcagcaggacggcgccatcgtccaGTTCTCGCGCGACGCGCccgagcagctcggcctGCACGACGAGGATCTTGCCCGCCTGCAGACGAAGCGCGaccggctcgccgacgagaagaaGAACCGCGAGAGGCGGCTGCGCGACCTccgggccgccgtcgagaacCTCTGGGACAAGCTCGgggtcgaggcggccgagaccaAGACGTTCCTCAACCAGAACCGCGGCTGCGGCGTGCGGCAGATCAACGAgttcgaggacgagctcgcgcgGCTCCACGAGCTGAAGCGACAGAACCTACACCTgttcgtcgaggacgccCGGGTGAAGCTGCAGGACCTCTGGGACGCGCTCTACCtgtccgaggacgagatgcTCGACTTCACGCCCGCCTTCTCCGACGTCTACAGCGACGCCCTGCTCGAGGCGCACGAGCGCGAGGTGAGCCGGCTCGAGGCCCTCAAGGAACAGCGGGCGCCGACGCTGGCGCTCATCGAGAGGCACCGGACGCTCATCAGCGACCGCGACGAGctggcggcctcgagccagGACGCCTCGCGGCTCATGATGCGCGGTCAAAAGGGGGAGAAGCGCGACCCGGGGAAGCTGCTGCGGGAGGAGAAGATGCGGAAGCGGATCGCCAAGGAGCTGCCCAaggtgacggccgaggcgcgccGGATGCTCGAGCAGTGGGAGGACGAGTACGGCAAGCCGttcctcgtcttcggcgagcgctacctcgacgagctcgaggccgaggcgcccaagccggccgccgccgccgccgccgccgccgccgggacgCGGTCCAAGACGCCGGCCGGGCCGCCACCCTCGCACGCGAACGCGAACCCTTCCAGGGCCGGCGGCCACAGCCGGGCCAACAGCACCaagtcggcatcggccaagGCGCCGACCACGGGTCACGGCACGCTGACGAAGAattccctcgtcgccctcggcaaggGCAGCCCGTCCAAGATTCCGGCGCGCATGCCGCTGTCGAACATGAAGAACGGCAACAACTCGCCCGAGCGGCCGCGCGTCgagtcgagggcggcctcgagggcggcctcgagggccgagtcgagggccgagtcgaggacggcgatgcACCGGACCGGTGCGCCCCtgcgggcgccgccgcccaagatGCGCGACCTCGAGGCGGTGCCGGAgctggcgccgacgccggcgaagaagcagaagcagtgcatggccgacgacgacgtctacgacgacggcgcgacgCGGACGACGCGTTCCAACTCGAACCAGTCGTACCGCACGCAGGCGAGCGGCTACGGCGAGCAGCGGCCTTGCGACGGCCGctacgacgtcgtcgaggtcggcgggtCCAGGGGATTCCAAGGGTACGCGCCGGCGCCCGGGTCCCGGCAAATATCGAACACGTCGACGGTCGTCTCGGGAGGCACgaccgtcgtctcggccggctcCGAGAACTGGGAGACATACGAGGACGCGAgcgagccggagccggatGCGTCCGAGGAGTACTACGCGAGGGTCCGGGCGGCGCGCGGAAAGCGGTTCGAGCCGGAGCAGTGCCCGCGGCCCGGCAGCCAAGCCAAGCGGGCGAGGGGggtcccgccgccgccagggtACGCCGGGCCCGTCATGATCGAGCCCGACGGCCAGCGGATCATCTCGGGCAGCGAGTGGACCGACGAGGAAGTTTTCTGA